In the Populus trichocarpa isolate Nisqually-1 chromosome 1, P.trichocarpa_v4.1, whole genome shotgun sequence genome, one interval contains:
- the LOC18094641 gene encoding UDP-N-acetylglucosamine diphosphorylase 1 yields MREPIETNNGSPPPPQALLERLKDYGQEDAFALWDELSTEERELLFKDIESLDLPRLDRIIRCSLRSQGLPVVAIEPVPENTVSTVEERTIEERERWWKMGLKAISDGKLAVLLLSGGQGTRLGSSDPKGCFNIGLPSGKSLFQLQAERILCVQRLAAQASSEGSGSSVSIHWYIMTSPFTDEATQKFFENHKYFGLEANQVTFFQQGTIPCVSKDGRFIMETPFKVAKAPDGNGGVYSALKYSKLLEDMASRGIKYLDCYGVDNALVRVADPAFLGYFIDKGVAAAAKVVRKAYPQEKVGVFVRRGKGGPLTVVEYSELDQSLASAINQQTGRLRFCWSNVCLHMFTVDFLNQVANGLEKDSIYHLAEKKIPSIHGGTMGLKLEQFIFDAFPYAPSTALFEVPREEEFAPVKNANGSNFDTPESARLLVLRLHTRWVVAAGGFVTHSVPLYATGVEVSPLCSYAGENLEAICRGRTFHAPCEITF; encoded by the exons ATGAGGGAACCAATTGAAACTAACAACGGATCTCCTCCACCTCCACAAGCGTTGCTCGAGAGGCTTAAAGATTATGGCCAGGAAGACGCTTTTGCCCTCTGGGACGAGCTCTCTACTGAAGAGCGAGAACTTCTCTTCAAGGACATCGAG AGCTTAGATCTTCCAAGGTTGGATCGGATAATTCGATGTTCGCTTCGATCTCAAG GGCTACCGGTGGTGGCAATTGAGCCGGTGCCGGAGAATACCGTGTCGACGGTAGAGGAGAGAACaatagaagaaagagagagatggtgGAAGATGGGATTGAAGGCAATCTCTGATGGCAAGCTGGCTGTTTTGCTATTATCTGGTGGCCAG GGGACAAGGCTTGGAAGTTCAGATCCAAAAGGATGTTTCA ATATTGGACTTCCATCTGGCAAGTCCCTTTTTCAACTTCAAGCTGAGAGAATTTTGTGCGTCCAAAGACTAGCAGCTCAAGCTTCAAGTGAAG GTTCTGGTAGTTCAGTTTCAATACATTGGTACATAATGACCAGCCCGTTCACTGATGAAGCCACACAAAAATTTTTCGAAAATCACAAGTACTTTGGCCTTGAAGCTAATCAG GTTACCTTCTTCCAGCAAGGCACCATACCTTGTGTTTCCAAGGATGGTAGATTTATCATGGAGACTCCATTCAAA GTAGCTAAAGCTCCGGATGGGAATGGAGGAGTATATTCAG CActgaaatattcaaaattattaGAAGATATGGCCTCAAGAGGGATCAAGTATTTGGACTGCTATGGAGTTGACAATGCActg GTTCGTGTAGCTGATCCAGCTTTTCTGGGATATTTCATTGATAAAGGTGTAGCGGCTGCTGCAAAAGTTGTCCGTAAG GCATACCCCCAAGAAAAGGTTGGTGTTTTCGTAAGGCGTGGTAAAGGTGGACCTCTCACTGTGGTTGAATACAGTGAGCTAGATCAGTCACTTGCTTCTGCAATCAACCAACAAACTGGACGTCTTCGCTTTTGTTGGAGTAAT GTGTGCTTGCACATGTTTACTgtggattttctaaatcaagTGGCAAATGGCCTCGAGAAAGACAGCAT TTACCATCTAGCTGAGAAAAAAATCCCTTCTATTCATGGTGGTACAATGGGATTGAAACTAGAGCAATTCATATTTGATGCATTCCCATATGCTCCTTCAACTGCTCTTTTTGAG GTACCACGGGAAGAAGAGTTTGCACCTGTAAAAAATGCCAATGGGTCAAATTTTGACACCCCCGAGAGTGCTCGGCTGCTTGTGCTTCGACTACATACTCGCTGGGTAGTTGCTGCAGGCGGCTTTGTAACACATTCAGTGCCTTTATATGCAACTG GTGTGGAGGTATCACCACTTTGCTCTTATGCTGGAGAAAATCTAGAAGCCATATGCCGGGGAAGAACATTTCATGCACCTTGTGAGATTACATTCTAG
- the LOC18094640 gene encoding urease accessory protein D, which produces MERTGKVVVEKVGGKSTVTRCFSKYPLKFIVPSKAGPCKTDSVWIYSLTYGGGIVSGDSISCEFEIGDGCTTVFTTQASTKVYKSVGSRCSAQFLEVTVGSDALLAILPDPVTCFSTARYSQKQVFRVLLDSNLVIVDWFTSGRHESGEKWDFDLYKSTNNIFLDDNQPLFLDTVLLEQQSISPITERMRGYQVIAMIILLGPKLKHIQSEVQENVKRMMSEQLHIPFTGLSGCAQSNSRHFTKPSFIASCSVFGPKGIGVIVRVAAMTTESVYKFLQHQLVGMEPLIGVLPYH; this is translated from the exons atggaaagAACAGGGAAGGTAGTAGTAGAAAAGGTAGGAGGGAAATCAACAGTGACAAGATGCTTCTCTAAGTATCCTCTCAAATTCATCGTTCCCTCTAAG GCGGGTCCTTGTAAAACTGATTCCGTTTGGATTTACTCCCTCACTTATGGCGGTGGCATCGTTTCT GGGGACTCTATATCATGTGAATTTGAAATTGGAGATGGATGCACCACTGTCTTCACAACTCAAGCTTCCACTAag GTCTACAAGTCTGTGGGATCCAGATGTTCTGCACAATTCCTGGAG GTAACAGTTGGCAGCGATGCTCTTTTGGCTATCCTTCCAGATCCAGTGACCTGTTTTTCAACTGCAAGATACTCTCAAAAACAAGTATTCAGAGTGCTTCTGGACTCCAATTTGGTAATTGTTGATTGGTTTACCAGTGGGCGTCATGAAAGCGGAGAGAAATGGGATTTTGATCTCTATAAGAGCACCAACAACATATTCTTGGATGATAATCAGCCCTTATTTCTAGATACT GTATTGTTGGAGCAACAAAGCATTTCTCCTATCACTGAACGCATGAGGGGCTACCAAGTTATTGCAATGATCATACTCTTGGG GCCAAAGCTGAAGCATATTCAAAGTGAAGTTCAAGAAAATGTGAAAAGGATGATGTCTGAGCAATTGCACATTCCTTTCACTGGCTTAAGTGGCTGCGCACAATCAAATTCTAGGCATTTCACCAAACCATCATTTATTGCATCTTGCAGTGTCTTTGGTCCAAag GGAATAGGTGTTATTGTTAGAGTAGCTGCCATGACAACTGAATCTGTATACAAATTCTTACAGCATCAATTGGTTGGCATGGAGCCTCTGATTGGGGTGTTGCCCTATCATTGA